Proteins encoded by one window of Candidatus Shapirobacteria bacterium:
- a CDS encoding metal-dependent hydrolase: MTFRTHQIGAFAALLTVVAYLHVGGISTATAITALIANVVGALLPDMDQVSNRLWDLLPIGHVFGKVFGKLFLGHRSLSHSLLGIFLVYKGSMWLIPNLLNRDFVNTDSVVFAMLTGYVSHMILDGLTEEGLPLLFPIRWKFGFPPWKKLRIHTGRWVEKWVVFPLLVIYSMGLTLWLGFIRL; this comes from the coding sequence ATGACATTTAGAACTCATCAAATAGGGGCATTTGCAGCATTATTGACGGTAGTAGCCTATCTGCATGTCGGAGGGATATCGACAGCAACGGCGATAACGGCACTGATCGCCAATGTGGTCGGGGCGTTGTTGCCTGACATGGATCAAGTGTCAAACCGATTGTGGGATTTGTTACCCATTGGACATGTATTTGGGAAAGTTTTTGGAAAATTATTTTTGGGTCACCGGTCGCTGTCTCATTCACTGTTGGGAATATTTTTGGTCTACAAGGGGTCGATGTGGCTAATTCCGAATTTACTTAACAGAGATTTTGTTAATACGGACTCTGTAGTTTTTGCAATGCTTACGGGATACGTGTCACATATGATTCTGGACGGATTAACCGAAGAGGGGCTACCGCTTTTGTTCCCGATCAGGTGGAAGTTCGGATTTCCGCCATGGAAAAAACTTAGAATCCACACCGGTAGATGGGTGGAAAAATGGGTAGTGTTTCCTCTATTGGTAATTTATTCGATGGGGTTGACCTTGTGGCTTGGATTTATCCGATTATAA
- a CDS encoding pyruvate carboxyltransferase has protein sequence MLNPKKYSPRNFEVIDTTLREGIQSPLLADVGKYHLSSGERIDLTLNLMKYGVRFLEVFSPIVNEKEEGHLALLIKARDGFYKETGHSVFILAHVRCHPSDVEMAIKSGVDGLNFYMGTSEESQNYNHGKKIDEIINTLRPLLSEIRKNHPDLLLRFSGEDAFRTPLEDLYEVYDSVVDLVDRLGTPDTVGIATPAQVEARVLALKKRYPKTPLEGHFHNDRGYSLINTVTAVKAGMQYIQTSVMGIGERSGITSLTGLLCNLYLDDPKSIEGFSLEQSYPLNVFLSSVVGIQVPTTEPVSLTNRTHSAGPHTSAVIKNSSAYEGHDLSVFGVNDRRLLLGPLSGRHIIKYYLTNVLNFLNVTDEIANDIASEFKLKTGEIKSGKTPTQFLEQLAATHKLQKLSKPVSHRENLG, from the coding sequence ATGTTAAATCCGAAAAAATATAGTCCGAGAAATTTCGAGGTTATTGATACCACCCTAAGGGAAGGTATCCAAAGTCCTCTTCTGGCAGACGTAGGTAAATATCACCTTTCTTCGGGCGAAAGAATCGACCTTACCCTTAATCTGATGAAATATGGCGTTCGGTTTTTAGAGGTTTTTTCTCCTATTGTAAACGAAAAAGAAGAAGGTCACTTAGCCCTTTTGATCAAAGCACGCGATGGCTTTTACAAAGAAACCGGTCATTCGGTTTTTATTCTCGCCCACGTCCGTTGCCACCCCTCCGATGTTGAAATGGCCATTAAATCAGGAGTTGATGGCCTTAATTTTTACATGGGTACATCAGAAGAAAGCCAAAATTATAATCATGGTAAAAAAATTGATGAAATAATAAATACCCTTCGCCCTCTCCTTAGTGAAATAAGGAAAAATCACCCTGACCTTTTATTGCGTTTCAGTGGTGAAGATGCCTTCAGAACCCCACTCGAAGATTTGTATGAGGTCTACGATTCAGTCGTTGATCTGGTTGACAGGTTGGGTACTCCCGATACAGTCGGAATCGCTACCCCGGCGCAGGTGGAAGCGCGGGTACTTGCCCTTAAGAAAAGATATCCCAAAACCCCTCTGGAAGGTCACTTCCACAACGACCGCGGATACTCTCTGATCAATACCGTTACCGCCGTAAAGGCCGGAATGCAATATATCCAAACTTCAGTGATGGGTATCGGCGAGAGATCGGGGATTACCTCACTTACCGGGCTTTTGTGTAACCTTTATCTGGATGATCCAAAATCAATAGAGGGTTTTAGTCTCGAGCAATCCTATCCACTAAACGTTTTTTTATCAAGCGTTGTCGGGATACAGGTTCCTACCACCGAGCCAGTAAGTCTGACCAACCGGACTCACTCAGCTGGTCCCCACACGTCGGCCGTCATTAAAAATTCCAGTGCCTACGAAGGCCACGATCTGTCTGTATTTGGCGTAAACGACCGTCGGCTTCTTTTGGGTCCGTTAAGTGGCAGGCATATAATAAAATACTATCTTACTAACGTATTGAATTTTCTTAATGTCACCGACGAAATAGCAAACGACATCGCTTCAGAGTTCAAGCTAAAAACCGGAGAAATAAAAAGCGGTAAAACTCCGACTCAGTTTCTTGAGCAGCTGGCCGCCACCCATAAATTGCAGAAACTTTCAAAGCCTGTCTCCCACCGGGAAAACTTGGGGTAA
- the metK gene encoding methionine adenosyltransferase, protein MNYSLFTSESVCAGHPDKVCDQISDAVVDAAIKLYPKSRVACESLVTGGKIVLAGEVTCPLPINFEEIARNKVKELGYIKKELGFNYKADVEVYIHRQSPDIALGVDDGGAGDQGMMFGYACDETKNLMPLPITLAHELCRQMDELHSKYSWLRPDGKSEVAVNYEKGRPVSVEKIVLAKPINYKEIGSDEAKDILYEQAIKPIMDKYKMNLIIKDQVIFNGTGKWEIGGPASDTGVTGRKIVVDTYGGMARIGGGCFSGKDTTKVDRSAAYAARLIAKNIVAAGLARRCEVQLAYAIGVRDPIAKAVETFGTATKDQKVISDFAWELLDLSVEGINTGLNLRQPIYQKTAAYGHFGNPLYPWEKLSISS, encoded by the coding sequence ATGAACTATTCTCTATTTACGTCCGAATCTGTTTGCGCCGGTCACCCCGATAAAGTTTGCGACCAAATTTCCGATGCTGTTGTCGATGCCGCCATTAAACTTTACCCCAAATCCCGGGTTGCCTGCGAATCCCTGGTTACCGGCGGCAAAATTGTTTTGGCCGGTGAAGTTACCTGTCCGCTGCCCATAAATTTTGAAGAAATCGCCAGGAATAAAGTTAAAGAATTGGGCTATATAAAAAAAGAATTGGGATTTAATTACAAAGCGGATGTCGAAGTTTATATTCACCGCCAGTCTCCCGATATCGCCCTGGGTGTTGATGACGGTGGGGCAGGGGATCAGGGGATGATGTTTGGTTATGCCTGTGACGAAACTAAAAATTTAATGCCTCTACCAATTACCTTAGCCCACGAATTATGCCGGCAAATGGATGAGTTACACTCCAAATATTCCTGGCTCCGTCCCGATGGTAAATCCGAAGTTGCCGTCAATTATGAAAAAGGCCGTCCCGTTTCTGTGGAAAAAATTGTTTTGGCCAAACCCATAAATTACAAGGAAATTGGGAGCGATGAAGCAAAAGATATTTTGTATGAGCAGGCAATCAAACCGATCATGGATAAATACAAAATGAATTTAATTATAAAAGACCAGGTCATCTTTAATGGTACTGGGAAATGGGAAATTGGTGGTCCGGCTTCTGATACCGGTGTAACCGGCCGGAAAATTGTTGTCGATACTTACGGTGGCATGGCCAGAATCGGTGGCGGCTGTTTTTCGGGTAAAGATACCACCAAAGTAGACAGGAGCGCCGCCTATGCCGCCCGATTGATTGCCAAAAATATTGTTGCCGCCGGTTTAGCCCGCCGCTGCGAGGTTCAACTTGCTTATGCTATCGGGGTAAGGGATCCCATCGCCAAAGCCGTCGAGACTTTTGGCACGGCAACAAAAGACCAAAAAGTTATCAGTGATTTTGCCTGGGAATTACTGGATCTTTCTGTAGAAGGCATTAACACTGGTTTGAACCTCCGCCAACCGATATATCAAAAAACCGCTGCCTACGGCCATTTCGGTAATCCGCTTTATCCTTGGGAAAAATTGTCGATTTCTTCCTGA
- a CDS encoding HIT family protein, giving the protein MDDCIFCKIVKGESPCHKIWEDDKHLAFLSIFPNTPGFSVVITKEHYSSYAFDLPDQVLTELMLSVKKVAKLIDSKLADVGRTGMIFEGFGVDHIHAKLFPMHGTASHSEWKKYESHVDKYFDHYEGYISSHNSKRAPDSDLAKLAEIIRDK; this is encoded by the coding sequence ATGGATGATTGTATTTTTTGTAAAATCGTAAAAGGTGAGTCACCATGTCACAAGATCTGGGAAGACGACAAGCACCTGGCTTTTCTGTCAATATTTCCAAACACTCCGGGCTTTAGTGTTGTCATTACCAAGGAGCACTATTCCAGTTACGCCTTTGACCTTCCCGACCAAGTTTTAACGGAACTAATGCTTTCAGTCAAAAAAGTTGCCAAGTTAATAGACTCCAAGTTAGCAGATGTCGGTCGGACCGGCATGATTTTCGAGGGCTTTGGTGTCGATCACATTCACGCCAAGCTTTTCCCCATGCACGGCACCGCCTCTCACTCCGAGTGGAAAAAATACGAATCACACGTCGACAAATATTTCGACCATTACGAAGGTTATATCTCCTCTCACAATTCCAAACGAGCCCCCGACTCCGACCTTGCGAAACTGGCAGAAATTATTAGAGATAAATAG
- a CDS encoding flavodoxin domain-containing protein: MKTVIIYQSFHHQNTQNIVKYIADKYPVKLLNISRATSDLVNRYDRIILAGGIYFGKPHRLFSEIIPKLKIKNKNIFLITTSGLVSLPLINDYHKNFKLLFNKSGLNIKSWFETRGFDTYPFFVKPFGGINKNRPNHNDLIKALKWFRSLDL; the protein is encoded by the coding sequence GTGAAAACCGTAATTATTTATCAGTCTTTCCATCATCAAAATACCCAAAATATTGTCAAATATATTGCAGACAAGTATCCGGTTAAACTACTGAATATTTCCCGGGCAACCTCTGATTTAGTTAATAGATACGACCGGATTATTTTAGCCGGTGGTATATATTTTGGCAAACCCCACCGCTTATTTTCTGAGATTATTCCCAAATTAAAAATTAAAAATAAAAACATTTTTCTGATTACCACCAGTGGCCTTGTCAGTCTTCCCCTCATAAATGATTACCACAAAAACTTTAAATTATTGTTCAATAAATCCGGGTTGAATATCAAATCATGGTTTGAAACCCGCGGTTTCGATACTTATCCATTTTTTGTTAAACCTTTCGGCGGTATAAACAAAAACAGACCTAATCACAATGATTTAATCAAGGCTTTAAAGTGGTTTCGCAGTCTGGACTTATAA